GGCCATTCACGCTTGATCCGAAAACTCAGGACGATCCACAGGTATTGGAAAAATTGGACGATGATCAAGAATTTCGCGATGCCAGTTGGTCGGCCGACGGTAAAAAAATTGTCGTAGTCACCGGTCGTGAAAGATGAATAATTTAACAATGGAATACCTCGAAGAATCATGGCCGAAACAACGCCGCAAGACATTTCCTTGGAACCGCTCGAGGGCTGGCATTGCAGCCATCTGTTTTACCGGTTCGACCGCGCACGGCTTGCGACCATGAGCCCGGCGCAAATTGCCAGCGGATGCGAGCAGGTCGCGGAACTGCTGAATCCGGCCGCTGCAAATGCTCCCGCCCGGTTGCAAACCAGCGTGGTCAGCGGACACAAGGCCGATTTCGGCCTGATGCTGCTCGACGCCGACCCGCTCAAAATCGGCGCCATTCATCATCGTCTGATGGCCAATCCGCTGGGTTCGGCAATTGTGCCTACCTATTCGTTCACCTCCATCACCGAAGTTTCCGAATACGTGCCCACGCTGGAACAGTATGGCCAGCGGCTGGTGGAAGAAGGGGAGCAGCTCGACAGTCCCAGCTACAAAGCCAAGCTCAAGGCGTACGAAAACCGCGAAGGCATGATGCGGAAGCAACGGTTAATGCCCGAGCTACCAGCGTGGCCCTCGACTTGCTTCTATCCGATGAACAAAAAACGGAAAGTCGGCGAAAATTGGTTTCTCCTTCCCTTCGCCGAACGTAGCCGGTTAATGGCCGAGCACGGCCGCACCGGCATGACCTTTGGCGGCAAAGTAACGCAGCTCATCACCACTTCGACCGGTTTCGACGATTGGGAGTGGGGCGTTACGCTCTGGGCCCGCAACCCACAATTTCTGAAAGAAATTGTCTACACCATGCGCTTCGACGAAGCCAGCGCCCGCTACGCCGAGTTCGGGCCGTTCTACGTCAGCTACGTTATGACGCCGGCACAAATGTTGGAACATTGCCGGATTGCGCAGAAATAGTTTATTTACTGGGAGCGTTATCCGCTCCATGGGCGGCACCAGCGCCGTTGAGAACCTTGTCAGCCCCGTCTGATTTTTTGTCCGCTCCCTTGTTTTCGATCCGCGGCATTAACACCAACAGCACTTTGGTTCCTTTCGGCGGAATGTTTTCGGTAAAGGCCTCGAACAGCAAATCGTCGTTGTCCGAAGTGCTTTCGATGGGCACGTCCAGCATGGCGTCTGGAAAGTTCGAAACGCAAATAAAATCGCCCGCCTCAGCCATGTAATACTGTTTTTTGGTAGCCTCATCGGTATAAAAACCGCTGCCGGCAAACACCCATCCTTGCTCCATTGCTTTTTTGGTTTTCACGTCGCGCACCCAATCCTGGGCGCGATCCTTGTGTTGGTCTCCCTTATCGTCCGTCCAGTACGCCCAAATGTCGACGGGGGTTCCCGCCGGGGGCGCAAACTTGGGTTCGTACTTCACCGTCGTGCCAGGCACGGCCCCAACTTCCAACAGCGCCGCATGGACAACAAATGCTTTGGTGTTGACCGCCACGACCGATTCATGCTCCTTCGTCCCTTTGGTCACCGCGAACATTTCCAACGGACCGCGCGTCAGGCAAATCTCGCCTTGCATGACAACCTGTCTGTTTTTGAAATCGATCCACACGTCGTAATTCGGCATCAGCCGCTTGAGCGTGGCGGTGGGATCAGCCGGATTTTTAGGTTCCTCCGCCCACAACTGGCTGGCAAATAAAATG
The nucleotide sequence above comes from Pirellulales bacterium. Encoded proteins:
- the hemQ gene encoding hydrogen peroxide-dependent heme synthase, which produces MAETTPQDISLEPLEGWHCSHLFYRFDRARLATMSPAQIASGCEQVAELLNPAAANAPARLQTSVVSGHKADFGLMLLDADPLKIGAIHHRLMANPLGSAIVPTYSFTSITEVSEYVPTLEQYGQRLVEEGEQLDSPSYKAKLKAYENREGMMRKQRLMPELPAWPSTCFYPMNKKRKVGENWFLLPFAERSRLMAEHGRTGMTFGGKVTQLITTSTGFDDWEWGVTLWARNPQFLKEIVYTMRFDEASARYAEFGPFYVSYVMTPAQMLEHCRIAQK
- a CDS encoding YdjY domain-containing protein, giving the protein MQVRKLGNVATWVLSVCGAIILFASQLWAEEPKNPADPTATLKRLMPNYDVWIDFKNRQVVMQGEICLTRGPLEMFAVTKGTKEHESVVAVNTKAFVVHAALLEVGAVPGTTVKYEPKFAPPAGTPVDIWAYWTDDKGDQHKDRAQDWVRDVKTKKAMEQGWVFAGSGFYTDEATKKQYYMAEAGDFICVSNFPDAMLDVPIESTSDNDDLLFEAFTENIPPKGTKVLLVLMPRIENKGADKKSDGADKVLNGAGAAHGADNAPSK